Below is a window of bacterium DNA.
AATAGCCCCGGACGGAACGATTTTCTTTGGTGGAGTCGATTGCTATTTTTACGCAATAAATCCGAGCGGTACGCTTAAATGGAAATACCTTACAGGCGGAAGCATTTACTCCTCCCCCTCCATCGACAAGGGCGGTGCGATTTATTTCGCTTCGTTCGACTGCTACCTCTATGCGTTGACTCCTTCAGGAACTCTCAAGTGGAAATCGAGAACGAGCAGCGGCGACGAGGAGTACTCTTCTCCGGCGATAGCCGATGACAGCACCATATACTTCAGTTCGTATGACGGCTGGGCAGTTTACGCCTTCAATCCTGACGGCTCGGAAAAATGGAAATATCCTACTGGAAACCGCGCACGCTCGGTGGTTCTGGGCGCGAACGGCACCATTTACGCGGGCTCGGAGGATAATTACCTGTATGCACTTACTCCTGAAGGAAATCTTAAATGGAAGTATAACGCAGGCAGCCTTGTGTGCTCCAACCTGTCCGTGGGCGCGGACGAAATAGTGTACTTCGGATCGTGGAATGGTTATCTCTACGCAGTTGACACGCTCGGAAACCTCAGATGGCGCTACCTGACCGGAGCCCTTGTCAACGAATCCTCACCCGCTATCGACTCGAACAAGATACTCTACGTCGGTTCTTACGATAATTACCTGTACGCGCTCAACACCTCATCCCCTGGGCTTGGGGCTTCAACGTGGCCGAAGTTCAAGCGCGACAACCAGAATACTGGCAATCTTCTTGCAGCCGACGTCGGCGTAGTATCGATCGAAGCGCCACGAGATACTTGCTGGTCTGAACATAGCTACACTCCGCGGGCGACCTTTGAAAATTTCGAGGCCGGTACGACATCGTTCAACGCGGTATGCGAATTCGATTCCGCAGGCGTCGTCATTTACTCCGACACAGTTGCTGTTGCGGACCTTGCCGGAGGGGCCGCAATCGAAGTGAGCTTTGATCCATGGAGCGCGGGCGAGGCCGACGACCTCAGCTATACCGTGAAATTCAAGACCCTGTTTGAAGGCGACTACGATCCAAAGAACGATACTCTTTCCAAAAACGTCACAGCCCTATGGCCGCCGCGCGACGTTGCGCCGGTTGCCATCATCACCCCGCCCGATTTCGTGTGGTCTGGCTTCGCACATATCCCGAGGGTTGTAGTCAAAAACCTCTGGGAAGAAGCTGAAAGTTTCAATGTCGCTTGCATGGTCGATTCTCTCGGAGTTGTCGTCTATAGCGATACTACCCTGATTACCAATCTTTCGGGCTCGGACTCTGTCCTCGCGGAGTTTGGACCCTGGTCAGCAGGAGCATCGGATACTTTCACCTACAATGTCACGTTTGTCACGCATCTTGCCAAGGACCTCAATCCCTCAAACGATACGATCACGAAAGAAATCCACGCGGTCAAGGAAGTTGCCGATCTGGACATCCAGGACTACGCAGGCAATCTTTCCGCCAACACAATGTTCCTTACGGGTGCAAGAAACGCCATACTCGTCGGTTCTTACGTTATGGTAAATCCTGACAACTGGCAGAAGAATGTTGATCTTTACGACGGTCCTGCGAATACCAATCTCGCACTCTCTTACGAATGTTCCGACCTCGTTCTTTACAACGGCTC
It encodes the following:
- a CDS encoding PQQ-binding-like beta-propeller repeat protein: MRKHLTIIIGLLVAGTLSAQGWGPDIRLTNDPAESYTGYNNQWCVAVSGSYVHVVWFDNRDGNFEIYYKRSTDGGITWGSDTRLTNAPGDSKNPSIAVSGTYVYVVWSDGRPANPGIYYKRSADSGSTWGSDTKLTLSGGPYPCIAASGSNVHVVSDGINYINSTDNGLTWNAETPLASGGDNPVIACVGNNIHVAWHNSAILVQYKRSTDNGITWSSAVTISSPGGGYHPSIAASGNFVNVVFHDARDGNYELYQNRSTDNGVTWEETPTRITNSDGVSAHCSLAASGNNVALVWFDRRDGNAETYYKNSIDNGRTWGLDTRLTNALGESVGASIAAANSSVYVAWYDDRDGNREVYYKRYVEQGSPGTLAWRYQAGGAINSSPALALDGTVYFTSRDGYLYALNPDSSLKWRYNTGGTTDNSPAIGPDGTIYLGVSDGLCAITPEGDLKWKYTTGARVPTSPAIAPDGTIFFGGVDCYFYAINPSGTLKWKYLTGGSIYSSPSIDKGGAIYFASFDCYLYALTPSGTLKWKSRTSSGDEEYSSPAIADDSTIYFSSYDGWAVYAFNPDGSEKWKYPTGNRARSVVLGANGTIYAGSEDNYLYALTPEGNLKWKYNAGSLVCSNLSVGADEIVYFGSWNGYLYAVDTLGNLRWRYLTGALVNESSPAIDSNKILYVGSYDNYLYALNTSSPGLGASTWPKFKRDNQNTGNLLAADVGVVSIEAPRDTCWSEHSYTPRATFENFEAGTTSFNAVCEFDSAGVVIYSDTVAVADLAGGAAIEVSFDPWSAGEADDLSYTVKFKTLFEGDYDPKNDTLSKNVTALWPPRDVAPVAIITPPDFVWSGFAHIPRVVVKNLWEEAESFNVACMVDSLGVVVYSDTTLITNLSGSDSVLAEFGPWSAGASDTFTYNVTFVTHLAKDLNPSNDTITKEIHAVKEVADLDIQDYAGNLSANTMFLTGARNAILVGSYVMVNPDNWQKNVDLYDGPANTNLALSYECSDLVLYNGS